In Streptomyces sp. 1222.5, a single window of DNA contains:
- a CDS encoding thioesterase II family protein, with protein MTWLTCTVPRPEAPIALVCFPHAGGSAHVFREWAAAFPDIEVHAVSYPGRAHRIAEPVPSNLRRLAADIRDATRPLLHRPTAFLGHSMGAAVAFETALLLQRDGTPVSHLFASSCRALHLPRPTLPDGDDGTAVLKALAELGGTEPEVLADPVLRDLVVPYVLGDLQMFDTYRYRPGDVLHCPVTAITGLTDIHVTPEQAAAWSAMTRGPFRCEPVLGGHFHLTHEPPFGMLRESLVRHPAPGSPLQACSPSGEDLA; from the coding sequence ATGACCTGGCTCACCTGCACCGTCCCCCGCCCCGAGGCCCCGATCGCCCTGGTCTGCTTCCCGCACGCCGGCGGATCGGCGCACGTCTTCCGGGAGTGGGCCGCCGCATTCCCCGACATCGAAGTGCACGCGGTGAGCTACCCCGGCCGGGCCCACCGCATCGCCGAGCCCGTCCCCTCGAACCTGCGTCGACTCGCCGCCGACATCAGAGACGCCACCCGCCCGCTCCTGCACCGGCCGACGGCCTTCCTCGGACACAGCATGGGCGCGGCCGTCGCCTTCGAAACGGCGCTGCTCCTGCAGCGGGACGGCACCCCTGTCAGCCACCTGTTCGCCTCCAGCTGCCGCGCCCTGCACCTGCCCCGCCCCACCCTCCCGGACGGCGACGACGGGACCGCCGTACTGAAGGCCCTCGCGGAACTCGGAGGCACCGAGCCCGAAGTCCTCGCGGACCCGGTCCTGCGCGACCTGGTCGTGCCGTACGTCCTCGGGGATCTGCAGATGTTCGACACCTATCGCTACCGGCCCGGTGACGTACTGCACTGCCCGGTCACGGCGATCACGGGACTCACGGACATCCACGTGACCCCCGAACAGGCCGCCGCCTGGTCCGCCATGACACGCGGGCCCTTCCGCTGCGAGCCGGTCCTGGGCGGGCACTTCCACCTGACTCACGAACCGCCTTTCGGCATGCTCAGAGAGTCCCTGGTGCGGCATCCTGCGCCCGGAAGTCCACTGCAGGCCTGCTCGCCTAGTGGGGAAGACCTTGCCTAA
- a CDS encoding Helicase associated domain protein: MPARSTVPERGLRTQVVMATGSGKTLVAVRSAEELRAGRVLVLVPSLDLLAQTEAGWREGGRTGPMIGVSSLRGPEASFANTTDVDELAAWVRPFEKVTVFATYASLGLGTLERAHAAGLPGWDLIVVDEAHRTSGRIGKPWAVVHDNTRIPALRRLYMTATPRLWQLDDDAEAAPGAPGELVASMDDDPHGPFGARCYTLTLSEAIDRGICAPYQVVCLDITDTHLQAAQLLGAEGRSDQVRGARLAALQTALMKASSEEGFRRTLVFHHVVKEAEAFAAGLADVAGRLHAADPGLYPRTVWADWLCGDHRAEHRRRVLGEFAAGTATDGTVVEKSYLGSVKVLGEGVDTRECDSVYFADVRGSMPDLVQAVGRALRIQPGEGKTASLVVPVLLGPGESVDNMLTSRAYGGLAKLLEALRAHDTRVVEQLAEPQAQSRVRGVQTRLGSDQGEQEAGDRSDRVSVPAWQLLKFSTPRDPALLAAFINLRVLNPEHAHWRRGIEAAAIYHRHHGDLRVPFTYRVPAAGDDQEQQAEAEGPGWPASLAAFPLGQWTADARRVYARGDMDADRIAQLEQLGMVWSHYDTAWEEGLTAARGWAAENGHLAAPTDATHQGYRVGIWLKNARAAARRAQDNEQQQAEGLPAAPAAGLSQERREQLDDIDPAWCPTWPIDWQRSFHLTRQHLDTGGQLPTKPGVVVRQGEDLGRWVRAQRLRWERLTTVQQWMCEHVLGIHPATDDEKPKPRMNQADKWAMHYAAARQYYQREGHLLVPRKWVERIVVSGNASGGSTGEDQEVRELRLGAWISNQRSRAATLTPERVKQLAAISMRWDLRAAKLNHEADM, translated from the coding sequence TTGCCTGCAAGATCCACTGTGCCCGAGCGGGGGCTGCGGACGCAGGTGGTCATGGCGACCGGATCGGGCAAGACCCTCGTCGCCGTGCGCAGCGCGGAGGAGCTGCGGGCGGGCCGGGTGCTGGTGCTCGTGCCGTCGCTGGATCTGCTGGCGCAGACCGAGGCCGGCTGGCGTGAGGGCGGGCGTACGGGGCCGATGATCGGGGTGTCGTCGCTGCGGGGGCCGGAGGCGTCCTTTGCGAACACCACGGACGTGGACGAGCTGGCCGCCTGGGTGCGGCCCTTCGAGAAGGTGACCGTGTTCGCCACGTACGCCTCCCTCGGGCTCGGCACGCTGGAGCGCGCGCACGCCGCGGGTCTGCCGGGGTGGGACCTGATCGTCGTGGACGAGGCGCACCGGACCTCCGGGCGGATCGGCAAGCCCTGGGCGGTCGTCCACGACAACACCCGCATCCCCGCGCTGCGCCGGCTGTACATGACCGCCACCCCGCGGCTGTGGCAGCTGGACGACGACGCGGAGGCCGCGCCGGGCGCACCCGGGGAGCTGGTCGCGTCGATGGACGACGATCCGCACGGCCCGTTCGGGGCACGCTGCTACACCCTCACCCTGTCCGAGGCCATCGACCGGGGGATCTGCGCGCCCTACCAGGTGGTGTGCCTGGACATCACCGACACCCACCTCCAGGCCGCCCAGCTCCTGGGCGCGGAAGGCCGCTCGGACCAGGTCCGCGGGGCCCGGCTCGCCGCCCTGCAGACCGCCCTGATGAAGGCATCCTCGGAGGAAGGCTTCCGGCGCACCCTCGTCTTCCACCACGTCGTCAAGGAGGCCGAGGCCTTCGCGGCCGGCCTTGCGGACGTCGCCGGCCGGCTGCACGCGGCCGATCCCGGGCTGTATCCGCGCACCGTATGGGCCGACTGGCTGTGCGGCGACCACCGGGCCGAGCACCGCCGGCGTGTGCTCGGTGAGTTCGCCGCCGGCACCGCCACCGACGGCACCGTGGTCGAGAAGAGCTACCTGGGCTCGGTGAAGGTGCTCGGCGAAGGCGTCGACACCCGCGAATGCGACTCCGTGTACTTCGCGGACGTCCGCGGCTCCATGCCCGACCTCGTCCAAGCCGTCGGCCGCGCCCTGCGCATCCAGCCCGGTGAAGGCAAGACCGCCTCCCTCGTCGTCCCCGTTCTCCTCGGGCCGGGCGAGAGCGTCGACAACATGCTCACCTCCCGCGCCTACGGCGGCCTGGCCAAGCTGCTGGAAGCGCTCAGGGCGCACGACACCCGGGTGGTGGAGCAGCTCGCCGAGCCACAGGCACAAAGCCGTGTCAGAGGCGTACAGACCCGCCTGGGCAGCGACCAGGGTGAGCAGGAAGCTGGCGACCGAAGCGACCGCGTGTCGGTACCGGCCTGGCAGTTGCTGAAGTTCTCCACCCCACGCGACCCCGCGCTGCTGGCCGCCTTCATCAACCTGCGCGTCCTCAACCCCGAACACGCCCACTGGCGCCGCGGCATCGAAGCAGCCGCCATCTACCACCGCCACCACGGCGATCTGCGGGTGCCCTTCACCTACCGCGTCCCCGCGGCGGGCGACGACCAGGAGCAGCAGGCAGAGGCCGAGGGTCCGGGATGGCCGGCCTCGCTCGCCGCGTTCCCGCTCGGACAATGGACCGCCGACGCGCGACGGGTCTACGCCCGCGGAGACATGGACGCCGACCGCATCGCCCAGCTGGAACAGCTGGGCATGGTCTGGTCCCACTACGACACCGCCTGGGAAGAAGGCCTCACCGCAGCCCGCGGATGGGCAGCCGAGAACGGGCACCTCGCAGCACCGACCGACGCCACCCACCAGGGATACCGCGTAGGGATCTGGCTGAAGAACGCCCGCGCCGCCGCCCGACGAGCGCAGGACAACGAGCAGCAGCAGGCCGAGGGGCTACCCGCAGCGCCGGCAGCCGGGCTGTCCCAGGAGCGACGCGAACAGCTCGACGACATCGACCCCGCCTGGTGCCCCACCTGGCCCATCGACTGGCAACGCAGCTTCCACCTCACCCGACAACACCTCGACACCGGCGGCCAGCTGCCGACCAAGCCCGGCGTGGTCGTACGCCAAGGCGAGGACCTCGGCCGGTGGGTACGAGCACAACGGCTTCGTTGGGAACGGCTGACCACCGTCCAGCAATGGATGTGCGAGCACGTCCTCGGCATCCACCCCGCCACCGACGACGAGAAACCCAAGCCCCGCATGAATCAGGCCGACAAATGGGCAATGCACTACGCCGCCGCCCGCCAGTACTACCAACGCGAAGGCCACCTACTGGTGCCGAGAAAGTGGGTCGAACGGATCGTCGTCAGCGGCAACGCGAGCGGCGGCAGCACCGGCGAGGACCAGGAGGTCCGGGAGCTCCGACTCGGCGCATGGATCAGCAACCAACGCAGCAGAGCCGCCACCCTGACACCCGAGCGTGTAAAGCAACTCGCCGCCATCAGCATGCGATGGGACCTGAGGGCGGCCAAGCTCAACCACGAAGCGGACATGTAG